In the Clarias gariepinus isolate MV-2021 ecotype Netherlands chromosome 10, CGAR_prim_01v2, whole genome shotgun sequence genome, agtcaataaaaacaTTAGCAATAGTGTGTTTATAAGGGTGAACAGGTATGAATAAGGGTGAACAATAAGGATTACCAGGTGTAAATAAGGCTGAACAGGTGTGAATAATGATGAACAGGTATGAAGGATGAACGGGTGTAAATAAGGGTTAACTCTACAATCAATCTAGTCCAaacaaaaccattttttaaaggtttgtcacattattatcattaattaacatttaaaatgtatctttttatctgatgtttTTAAGCTATTAAgctattcattaattttttttatttttttggattttctccctaatttagtcgtgtccaattcctccccttcactagggggctcccacattaagatTACTACTTACCACCcagtcgggagggccaaagactatcacgttttcctgaaccacgtgacgccagccacaccgttgggggcggagtcACACACTCAGTGGACAGCACTATCAgtcacacactcggaggacagtgctatccgctccttccgcgtgcgcgagctcacagacgcccctgattggctgtagagccgtgattaatgtaggagcacgaagtacctctcatccctcccccctgagagagctcagccaatcagctctctctaggcctccggtgaccaaaaaacgtttttttttttttatttatatgaatttacagCCTTGGACTGTTGTAGTGATTCTGTAGCTCCTCTGGGTCCCAatcatttgttaattattagcctaatttgttttgcaacggtttaactataaaattttttaaataaaatacattacaacataattatattaacatgtgGTAACATAATCACCACAAAGAGGCTGTAAAACGGGGTGATTATTATGGGATGCCTTAATGCATTTCTTCAGGATTGTGGTATTTTTCCCAGTGATTGTGTTCCCCCTCTGTTTCCCCTCTGATATTATGACACATCGGCCTTTTCTCTCCGGTCCAACATGAAGAAAATGGGCCCAGATATCGTCTCGTCTCTCTGTCCCGAGTGACGCTGCTGTGATGATGAAGAGTTAAAGACGACTGAGGTTGTAACGTCCAACCTCCTCCTGATATGCCGCGCGCCGTGACCACCGCTGCTCCTGGCGTAGTGGATAAACACCGTATCGCAGTGGATTGTGACGAAGATTAAATGTTGAcgaaaataaagacagatgttttattagttttaatttctttaaatcacattttagtTTAGTCTTTTTCCATCAACGGTACTGCATGTTGATTTCATCACTGTTACTGTTGATTGATATCTGTGACGTCTCGTTATCGTCTCGTCAGGAAAAAAGGTcgtcaaaaaatttttttattaacactaCTCACACACGTGACCCTAAGGGCGGTACACACTCACTGTGGCTTGGCCTCCCTGTACTCCTCCGTGTCGCTGTCCTCGTCCTCGGAGTAATGTCCCGGCTCCCAGCCCCCCCGCATCAGACCGCGAGCCGCCAGCAGGCCCGCGGCGTTCCCGTAACCCGTGTACTTAATGAAGCGggacactgaaacacacacgcacacagtgtGAAATCTCTCATATCCTGtatgtttacttatttaaactCCTAAGAGTCTCACCGCTCTCTTTACACAAGACGAAGAGGAACTCGGCGGCGCACGTCTTCACGTCCGTGTCGATGTGGGTCATCAGGCGCACCAGTTTATTCCTCAGGGCGTTCCCAACCTCGGGCCGGTTCTTCACATCACGCAGTGGAGGGAGAACCTCaagccacacaaacacacacactttaatgtaatgtttttttgtgtatatgtgATTTATGTGAAAGTTTAGTTTCTCTCACTTTGATTCTTAGGAATTTGCGCGTCTCCCGGTGTATGCGAGCGCTCTCCGTCAGCAGGTTGAGGCACGGCAGCAGCGTCTCCTTCAGCTTCGTCCCCTAAAGGTGAACAGGTGTGAAAAGTGAACAGGTGTGAATAAGGGTGAACAGGTGTAATTAAGGGTGAACAGGCAACCAGGTGTGAATAAGGGTGAACAGGAGTGAATAAGGGTGAACAGGTATGAAGGGTGAACAGGTATAAAGGGTGAACAGGTGTGAATAAGGGTGAACAGGTGTAAAGGGTGAACAGGTGTGAATAAGGGTGAACAGGTGTGAATAAGGGTGAACAGGTGTGAATAAGGGTGAACAGGTGAACAGGTGTAAATAGGGGTGAACAGGTGTGAATAAGGGTGAACAGGTATGAAGGGTGAACAGGTGTGAATAAGGGTGAACAGGTTTAAATAAGGGTGAACAGGTGTGAATAAGGGTGAACAGGTATGAAGGGTGAACAGGTGTGAAGGGTGAACAGGTGTGAATAAGGGTGAACAGGTGTGAATAAGGGTGAACAGGTGTGAATAAGGGTGAACAGGTGTGAATAAGGGTGAACAGGTGTGAATAGTGGTGAACAAGGGTGAACAGGTGTTGTGTTTTGAGAAGCGGGAATCCCCACAGCGCTGCACCGCGTCTGACAAAAACAACCTGTGCGCAGGTGAGGAGAAATAACAAACTCTACCTCTGGAAAACTCACTACGGTTTTACAAACACGTGTGTAAGCTcagatgctctctctctcacacacacacacacacacacacacactcactctgtcGAGTCTTTTCTCCATGAACTCCAGCAGTTTCTTCACTGCGTCCATGTTCACACCCATGTACTCGATGGAGCCGAGTTGCACTCTGGGCATCAGCAACACGTCCAGACACGGCAGGGGGAGATTCCCCAACAGGTTCACTGTgtgactgcacacacacacacatgcacacacacacacacacacagttattattatatattatagtgtCATACACACTACACTGAGGAGgtagatgtgtatgtgtgtgagaggtgtagGAGATGTTATTAGACTCAGTGTAAGTAGAATTatttgcaaaacacacacacacacacacacacacacacacacccgtggAACTCCTCTGTGCGTTCCTCTCCCTCGGCTGTACTCATTAAGCAGTGCCTCAGGATGGCGCCCAGGTGTCTGTAGGTCGCCGCCTCCTCctgtaatacacacacatacacacacacacacacacacacattcacacacacctgtttactCCATTACATCAGTACACACCGCTGTTGCATGACTGATGTAAGAGTGTACACGTGTCCGGTCACGTGAGCGCCCCTCACCTCGTCGACTTTGCGGCGTCCCGTGTCGTACGTGATGTTGAAGAGGATCTTCAGGATCTCCATGGCTCTCTCCGTCTCGCTCCTCCCGAGTGGCGGCAGGTCGTTCGGCCCCTGCGCCTCGGAGCGGGAAACCTCGTAGGCGTCGGTCCAGCGCAGGCCGAGCGTGGCGTCGAGGGCGTCGGCCAGAAGCCGAGCGCCCCTGAGCTCCTGGGCCAGCTGAGCCCTCACGTCCAGACGCAGCGCCGTGAGCAGGAACGCCAGCCGCAGGTCGAAGAAGCGCACGTCCGAGCTCCACCGAGACTCGCGGCACTGTTTCAGGCGCTCGGCCACGCCCACCATGAGACCCAGGTGGGCGGCGGCTTCCTGTGCCTCCACGCTGTTCAGGATGACGTTGCACAGACACTTCAGCGCCTCCACGATCACGTCCAGGTCGGCGACGTGCGGGCCGAGCCCCTCGCCGGGTGCCAGCGCCGCATAGCGCGCAAACGTGTGTATGGCGCGGCGACTGGAGAACGGAGCCAGGCTGCTTTTATCCCGTGACAGGATGCGGATCGTCTCCAAGCACGCGAGCTGACAGGACGGCTGAACGTCACGATCCAGGAAGGACAGGAGGAGCTCTCCCAGACGCTGAGGGACAGAAACACGCAGACACGTCTCAGCAGTTACTTTATCTTTGACACATTTGTCAAGACTGTTTAGCGCTGATGTTTTGCTAATCTGCTTAGCCGTTAGCGCTTGCGCTCAGTCAGGACTCGGTGGTAAAGATCAGGATCGAGCTGTAACGTGGGTTTATTTACACATGGGATGTTTCCACGGCAACAAACACACAAGGCTAGCTAGCCCTTAGCTAAACGCGTAACTATTTTTCTCACAAGTTTTCTTGTGTTAATATAAATGTTCTATTCGAGAACCTTGTGTGGATCCACCAGACATCAGCTTTAAATAGAGATAAACTGTGGAATTATTAGTGAAATATAaatgtcagagtgtgtgtgtgtgtgtgtgtatgtctgtgtgtgtgtgtgttacctctcTGTCCTCCTGCTCCTCTGAGGGAAACGAGAAACACTGATTCTTCTGCAgagagaaacacaaacatgagcgAGCGAATCAGCAACTCTtcattatttatgatttatatttacgttattttactgtacacacactaatGATTACTGTACGTTACTGTACAGATATATAAGGATGattcaaaaatgatccgcactccagttatattaaaCTGTCACATCAGCGCTTTCCGTTCGAGTCTCCTGTCTcccgtgttacatcagttcatctgTAACGGAACAGCGTAAACAGTAGTGTTTTACAATCTGTGAACAAAATTCACAGCGATACTCCAataagagaatcattactggtgacgagacacggattcatcactacgagtctgagtgtaaacggcagagtctggaacggaaacatcctcaatcacagaCCGGGAAAAAGCTAAAAACTCgaccatcaaaaaaaaaagcttttggttCAATAAAGGTTCAATAATCAAcagcataaacataaacatagaGGACTGAAATCTGAGGGTGTCGTGATCTgtgaggatgaagattcactacTGATGAAGAACCGAAGAAAAGCGGTGcacctttattttaattgatttctgaaatcaattaaaataaaggtgGAGTGCAGAtattttttgactcaccctcacaGAAAAATAGTTCCCTTTCTTACTCTTatgtaacaataataaataatattttatagtaatttaattaaagcagCAGACGTGGTTGTGTTCAGATTATCAGGTGttaaatgtgcacacacacacacacacacacagttcgaTTAGAGGGTTTTATAAAGGGTGTGTGATGGAGTCTCCTGAGAGCTGCTGCTGTGTATTCCCTCTGTGGGGACGAGGATTAGAGACACTGAGAGACggaaagagagagacggaggCAGAGGGAGGGAGGACATTAAAATAATCCACTTACGTCTGTTTGAGTTTATTAAATttaaccatcacacacacacacacacacacacacacacacacacacacacacacatgaatacaaatataaatctgCAGTCCCAGTGGAAAGTTTGGACACCACTTctaatttagtgttttttgtttaatgatttattttctactctattctagaacaatattgcagatatttaaaaatgataaaataacacataaggcattaggtaattatgtaacaacaacaacaacaacaacaacagtcggTTGCTATTTTAAGACGCGGAGGtcggctgttctggaacagttcttacaagaacagtactgtgtcgagtgtgtttgtgaaacccatcaagctccatgatgaagtCACCAGAGTCACCAGAAATTATCAGAAATTatcaattaacaaccagcacctcagattggaTCCGTTATggagctttacagagcagaagcagcagatatacatctcaatatcaactgttcagaggagattattgtgtgttttggataaacgcctccagtattgttttacagtgtagagagaaataaacatcaggaaaaaccatggagttagaaggggtgtacaaacttttgactggtcatgtatgcagtgtgtgtacattatacatatatatatatatatatatatatatatatatacctccctccccccccccccaaatttctttatattacatgaaataaaattcaaagaGCCCAAGAATACAATGTAACCACAGGTTTGTTTATGTAACCGTCTGGTCTGTTCCATCACTCAGCATCAGTTCATTTACTGTTACATTTAAAGCTGTTTGTTTCCAGATGTTTCTTATTGGTTTACTGATTGATTGCATTTCTGCGGCTCAGATTCTGCATGatgttcccacacacacacacacacacacacacacacacaattatagtGTTAATAAGACAGATCAGTATTTATTAGTAAACATTTCACTGACAGCTGGGTCTaacatcccacacacacacacacacacacacacagagcggaGGAGATGTAACCCTGACCAGCATCCTCTCTCtccgttcacacacacacaaacacacaccctctgtgtacctgtgtgttgtAGCTGTGCAGCGCGCGCACTGCCGCCTCCTGCTCGCGCGTCTCCAGCGCGTGTATAACGGCGGTTATCTCCATCCTCACCTCCGCGAGTTCAGGACCAGAGATCACACAGATCTACTAAAGCTCCGGATTAATcctctgactcacacacacatcctcaacATCATGCGATTAGAAACCGAGCCGCGGGGGCCTCTGggaaatgtagtgtgtgtgtgtgtgtcaatgtgtCTACGCCATTTCCGCCGaatttatttactgtagctatatatatatatttctcccCTTTTTATGTGATAGTAAATCATAATTACAGTggtaataaatctttaatataattgtgatttatttaagagagagagggaaacgAATAACCAGAATCAAATCCCCGGATGAAGAGTCGCGCTCTGATTGGTTACAATAATTCCTGCGCGTTCAGTACCAGCCGGAAATGTGTTCTACTTATATAAATTCACgtcaacatttttaaattaggtTTCCTATTAAATGAAGGTGTTTTTTAAGTAAACGTTTTTAAATCAACACtcatttaatgattaaaaaaaaaaaacagtttatcaGGCTTTTACctgaatgaaaataataaacgaTGTTCCGCTAGGTGGCGGTAGGGACGCCATCTTTTTACTAAATGTCTAAATTTAAGCAACGAAGAAGAGTAACATTAGCATTAGCCGGTCCGTTAAGGAGAATCAGACAACATCCGAGCAACATAACAGCACAATCTCACCGCTTCAACAATGAAAGATGTTCTGGGATTCCTCAAACTACAACAGGGCAAGAGTGCTACACCGGAAATCGCGGCGGAATGGCACAAACTGGAGGatttatacaacaaaaagtATGGCTTTTAAATCGCTTATTAGTCGTGACTTGGCTAATGCTCTCATTGTATCTGTGTTCTTTGTTCCATATCCGCATTCTGAACTGCTAAATGCAGTTGGCTATCCGTGAGGTCGAGCGCTGTCTTTTAAAATCTTAGCCAATCCAGATACAGAAGGCGGAACGtcccagccaatcacagactgaGAGGGCGGGATTTTGTCCGAATACAGGTGGAAATGAAAGCTAGGGCCAAGCTAGCTGAGTCATTTAGCATTTAGCAAGTCTGAGTTTGAGttagagattattattattatacttgttgttgataatgattataataatactactaataataatacaaaaaagcaaaaatcagTTATTAATGTTACATACTATTAATGTTAAATCAGTTACCCACACCTCTGTCAGTTAtaaatcatttataataaaattataacactATTTGTGAGTGACGTCACTTTAGTAAAATGTGActgtttatgtaataaataaatgtggttTAATTGCTGTTTTCTTTACAGGTCAGATTTTTgtgcttttgtttattaatgttatttaatttctcTATTAATTTCCTGTAAAGgagagattagattagattagattggattagattagattggattagatAACACGCACATGATTTGATCAGACTGTTAAAGCCGAGGATGAGAAGGAGAGagtaaataaaagatgaaaaagaaattatacaCGTATCATAAATCTTGTCTCCATAAAC is a window encoding:
- the ric8a gene encoding synembryn-A, producing MEITAVIHALETREQEAAVRALHSYNTQKNQCFSFPSEEQEDRERLGELLLSFLDRDVQPSCQLACLETIRILSRDKSSLAPFSSRRAIHTFARYAALAPGEGLGPHVADLDVIVEALKCLCNVILNSVEAQEAAAHLGLMVGVAERLKQCRESRWSSDVRFFDLRLAFLLTALRLDVRAQLAQELRGARLLADALDATLGLRWTDAYEVSRSEAQGPNDLPPLGRSETERAMEILKILFNITYDTGRRKVDEEEAATYRHLGAILRHCLMSTAEGEERTEEFHGHTVNLLGNLPLPCLDVLLMPRVQLGSIEYMGVNMDAVKKLLEFMEKRLDRGTKLKETLLPCLNLLTESARIHRETRKFLRIKVLPPLRDVKNRPEVGNALRNKLVRLMTHIDTDVKTCAAEFLFVLCKESVSRFIKYTGYGNAAGLLAARGLMRGGWEPGHYSEDEDSDTEEYREAKPHINPVTGKVEEEQPNPMDGMTEEQKEYEAMKLVSLFDKLSRDHVIQPMKLGPDGTMTKLEPHELHCLSQQPFAERQRNREEEDREEEEEENSD